A portion of the Cryptomeria japonica chromosome 5, Sugi_1.0, whole genome shotgun sequence genome contains these proteins:
- the LOC131054726 gene encoding embryo-specific protein ATS3A, with protein MSPCNSQVSTMSALILLLFVTPILATRPPATMLPGQQKGNCTYAVEIETTCAPSAATADHVGVRFGDSEGNHVVAKNLKHPEPIWNPRMGRENKDKQWNNYQPFDKCAIDRFEVEGPCMQRGICYLYLKRVGADEWRPGWAKVLHKKSDGVVSPVSDTFYFRMFLPSNVWFGFDYCDENPPHPPMN; from the exons ATGTCTCCTTGCAACTCACAAGTTAGCACCATGTCGGCTTTGATTCTCCTCCTGTTTGTGACACCTATCTTAGCTACTAGACCCCCAGCAACCATGCTACCAGGCCAGCAAAAG GGGAATTGTACATATGCAGTAGAGATCGAAACAACTTGTGCACCCTCTGCAGCAACAGCTGATCATGTGGGTGTGAGGTTTGGAGATTCAGAGggaaaccatgttgttgccaagaATTTGAAGCATCCAGAACCCATTTGGAATCCTAGAATGGGCAGGGAAAACAAGGATAAGCAGTGGAACAACTATCAGCCTTTTGATAAATGTGCAATTGATAGGTTTGAGGTAGAAGGGCCATGCATGCAAAGGGGCATCTGCTATCTTTACCTCAAGAGGGTTGGGGCTGATGAATGGAGGCCTGGGTGGGCCAAGGTGCTCCATAAGAAGTCTGATGGCGTTGTTTCCCCAGTCTCTGATACATTCTATTTCAGAATGTTTCTGCCTAGCAATGTGTGGTTTGGCTTTGACTACTGTGACGAGAATCCACCCCACCCTCCTATGAACTAG